GCCTCCCCAGACCCTACCCTAGTCCAGCACTGAGCAGCACAGAACCCCACTCCACAGCCTTGGCTCTGTGTCCAGCCTCCAGTTAAGAGCATCACCACACCCTTCATCCCCACGATCCCTGTCCCTCGGAGCACAGAGATCTTTCCAGCTGGAACATTTCCCCTAACTGCACAGAGGCCCAAGCAGAGCAGTACTCACCCTCGTGCGGTACGCAGTACACGGGCCCTTCATCAGTGGtgtcaaaggaagaaaaggaggccCGGGAGGACCATGATGGTGAGGGCTGCTCCAACCCCGACGGTGGCTCCAGGAAGCTACAGTTGAGTGTGTTATCCAGGTCGTGATGGGccactggggaaggagggaggcacaGCTGCCAGGGGCCCCACCCTACCCTGGCCTGTGCCCTCACTAGCCCTTCTGCAACAAATGATGGCATAACTAAGACCAGCCCTACCCTAAGACGGTGGGTGGAACAGGCAATTCAACAGGCAGAAGATGGGAGAATGGGTGGAGGTCGACTggtaaaaagagagaagggggaacAACGCAGTTAAAGGTGCAAGGTTAGTGTGTGCAGCCAGGAAGCAGAACAAGGATGGGCTGAAGTGTTGGAAAAAGAAGGCCAGAGAGAACACCCGGCTGGGACAGGCCATCAGGGCCTCCAAGCCACATTCAGCCCCTGCCTTGTGGGACCCAGGGAGCCTTGAAGCATTTGTATCAGCCCAAGCGTGCAGTGGCAAGGGCACCCTTTGGCTCAGCCCATCTCATCAGTCTGAACTCCCAGGCCTAGCCTCCATGAATGCAGAACccacattgggggggggggtgtgtgtctCAGAGGCTGGCTGGCCTGTCCTCCTTTTGTAGCTAGGATGTGGGGTCCAGCCCCCACACTTGTGTCCATAAATCCCACCCCGCTGAGTGGGCCAAGGGGTTTTCTCAGCTGTCACCACCTTTACCTCCCAGGAAATGAGTCTCCCCTCCCCTTCATCTTCAGAAACAGGTGGCAAAGAGGGAGTCTGCTCCTGGTTTGTATCAGTGCAAACAGACCGGAGAGAAGCACCTCCCTCCAATCTGGAGTCCTGACATGGAGTGGGGGAACTGTGGGACGAGCCTGCCCGCCTTCCAGAAGGACCCAGAGCACTGCAGGGAGTCCAGGCGGGTGCCGGGCGGCCTCTACACGTAGCAGAGTTTCCCTGCATAGGTCCCACCTACCACCACACCTCCCCACTCTTGCCCGCTGTTCACCTGCAGCTAGCGCAGTCCTACCAGGATGTCCACACACTCGGGGTGCAATCACTCCCACTCACCGAAACAGGGCCCAAACTTCCCCGACACGCCCCCACACCTGCCTGCACACCGAAGCCTGCTGCCTTCCTCCCCGGGCTCACCGGCATCAGGAGCCCCTCTTTCcgtccctccccagcccacccacaTCAACACCCAAGGCCCGGTATGTCCTGCATCGGGGGGCGTGCCCCCAGAGACCCCGTGCCTGTATCCTTACCTACGACCTTGGGCAGCTTCTGCCTGCGGAGCGGGATCCGGGGCAGCTTCATGCTGATGCGGCTGAAGCGACCGCACAGTCGCTGCGGCGCCTTCTTCCTCCCGAGGGTGAGCtccctgcgggggcggggcctgagtgagggggcggggcctgcaggggTCCGATCCCCGCCGGAGCCCGAGCTCAGGCGCGCAGGGCCGCACCCCCGGGCGGGGCCCCAGGCCCGGGAGGGGCGCGCGGCCGGAACCCGGGAGAGCGGGCGGCGTCGGGCCTCACCGGCGCGCGGGGTCCTTGCCGCGGCAGGCGCAGCAGCAGCCGAGCAGCGAGAGCAGCAGGCCGAGGAGCAGGGCCAGCAACGCCCCCGCGCCCATCACGCCCTTGCGCTGGTTGGTCTCTGCGGGAAAGCGTCGGGGTCAGGGCGGGCGCCGGCACCCCCGGCGCCTTCTTCAACACGATGCCCCCTCGACCACTCACCCAGGCGGCAGGCACCAGTGATCGGGTCGCACGAGTCCTCGTGGCAGCTGCAGGCCTGGGCGCAGTCGACGCCGTGGAGCCCCGGCGGGCACGTCAGGTTACAGCTGCGGGGGCACCGGGTCAGGAAGGGCCACAGCGGTCCTCCGTGACGCCTCTCGCCCTCGCCCCTGCCCCCAGACAGTCCTGGTTTCCTGTCCCCATTCTCTAGGGTTTGATGCCCACCACCGCCGCCAGGATGATCAACGTTTTGGAAATGTGTCGCAAACTAGCGGGATGGGACCTGGGGGATGCAGTGTCCACTTCTGGGCTGACTGTGGGTGAGAAGAGGGGCTGCCAGCCGGGGCTCATGGCTGTTCAGCGGAGGCCTCTGCTCTCTCGGCACCAGCTCGGGGCCACCTCAACCCTGCGGTCCTCAGGAGCCCACTGGCCACAGGCTGAGCTGGTTGCCAGATCCTGCCCGGAGCGCCGGCTCCACACCAGGGCAGGAAACTGCCCCCGAAGAGCCTGAGCATTCCCTAGCTGCTGTTCTGGAAGACGCAGTTTGAAGGGCCAAGCCTGGGTCTGGTCTAGTGGGCCACCAACCGCACCTGGGGTCTGGCTGGACCCCTGTGCCCAGTGCTACCCCCTGACCCCCTTTGGGTCCCTGGGACTCACTGGGGCCCGTGGACTCCGGGGCTGCACAGGCAACGCCCCGACTGGAAGTCGCAGTGGCCGCTGCCGCAGTCGTTGCACACAAATGCACAGTCCTCGCCGTAAGTGCCATTGCTGCACTTGGTCTCGCACCTCGGaacgcggggggcggggcggggcggagttAGAGGAAACGGGAGCAAAAGAACCCAACCCCCATCGTGCCCTCCGCGGAGAGCACTCGGGGATTGGCGGGGACGGGGGGCTGCCGCGTGGGACGCATTCGGGCACGGGCTGCTGCTCACCGGTCGCCGATCCAGCCCGCGTTGCAGCGCGTGCACTTGCCAGTGACGTGGTTGCAGGCGTGCCCGTCGCGGCAGGGCGGGCAGCGGTGGCCGCACCCCTCGCCATAGAAGCCGGTGGCGCACGGCTGGTCGCACTTGGTGCCGTTCCAGCCGGGCTCGCATGTCAGGCAGCGGCCCTCGGCCACGGTGCAAGGCTGCTGGCCTTTGCACTGGCCGCATCTGAGGACGGGGCGGGAGGCTAGGCGGGGCCCAGAGCCgcctcacccccccgcccccttcggcgccccgccccccgcccccctcccccgggtcAGGGGCCGCGCTTACCGGCGGCGGCAGCCCAGGCCGTAGAAGCCGGCGGGGCACGGCTCCCGGCAGTACTTGCCGCGGTAGCCCGGCTCGCAGGCGCACGTGCCGTCCACAGGGTGGCAGCGGCCGCGAAAGCACTGGCAGTAGCGCTCGCAGCGCGCGCCGAAAGTGCGCTCGCGGCACTGGCAGCGGCCGCTCTGCTGCTCGCACGGCGACGTGTTGCAGGCGCACTGATTGTTGCAGCTGCGGCCCCACCAGCCTGCGTGGCACAGGCACGCGCCTGTCTGTGGGTCGCAGCGCGACGTGGCGCTGCAGTAGCACGCGCTGGCGCACTGCGCGCCCCACCAGCCGGGCTCGCAGCGACACGCGCCGCTCCGCGGGTGGCACACGCCATGCTGGCACTGGCACGCATGCTCGCAGCGCGCGCCCCAGCGCCGCGCGTGACACGTACACTGGCCTGTCACGTCCTCGCACTGCCCGTGCGGGTGGCACATACACAGCTCCTTGCAGTCGGGGCCCCAGAACTGGCGCGGGCACTCTGCAGGGGCGGGCGAGGAGGGTGTCGGGCCGGGGTGCCCGCGACGGAGCCCGGGATCCGGACAggacgccccccacccccacccgccccgcgCGGACCCGCCCCCCACCTTTGGGGACCCTCCCTCCCGCTGGATCCCGTTCCCGAGTCAgaccccgcccccctcccgggccctgccccctgcccggcGCCCTCCCGGATCCCTGCTCACTGGTGTCGCAGTTGGCACCGAAGTAGCCATGGCGGCAGCGGCACTCGCCCGGCCGCACGCACACTTCATTCTCCGAACACGTGGAGTTGCCGTCGCACACCGCTGCGGGCGAGACGGGCCTGAGCCGCCGCGTGTCCTACCCCCGCGCGAGCCGCCCTCTCCGTGTCCCTGCCCACTGCCCAGGTCCCCAGGGTGCCCCACTCACCGACCCCGCACTCGTCCCCTTGCTGCCTCCAGCCGGCGCAGCACGTGGGCTcctgggagctgcaggcagagaaaGGGCGCCTGAGCCGCGCCGCCTGTCCCTGCTAGGGCTGGCAGCCATGCCCTCGCTGCCCACAGGTGGCTATGGAGGCCCTGCCCTGTGCCCGGTACTGCTGTCATGTGGGGGGATTCCCACAAGGAAGACCCATACTCCAGCCCCGCAGCGCAGACACTGGGAGGCAGCAGAGGGCGACGCCAAGAGAGCTAGCCTCCAAGAACTCCTCAGTCTCCTCCATCAGGGgtcttcccacccctccccattcCACTTAACTCCTCTGTGACCCCCTGCCCTGGCCAAGGAGGCCTGAGGAAAGaaccccaggtgtcccagagggGCTGGTGAGAGGTCCTCCAGTCTCTGTACCTGCTTAAAGGGGCATTGCTGGCAGTGGGGGCCCGGCCAGATGGGTGCCGGCATCTAGATGTGACATGACCCAGACAGCAGGGACTAGTGGGGCCAGCTGGGCACACCTGGATACCCAGTTGGCAGAGGTGCAGCCTCTGATAGAGGTGTCCACTCGGTGGAGGGGGAGGGCATACCCTGGGAGTCCTCCATGAAGGCAAGGAGAGCAAAGAGAGCAAAACGTGTGGGGCCCAGAGCACCAGGGCAAGGCGTGGAATGGAGGGAGGAGATATTAGAGCATCTacttacatgtttttaaaatcttgttttaattttatttggttttacaAGTTACAAAGTGTTACCTCGTAGGAGGTAAGTAACTAATAACTGTTGCTTTTCAGGGTAGTACAGCCTCCCAAATCCTGGGCACAGAGGTCTGGAGGCCCTGCCAGAGTGATGCATACCCCTGGAGAGGGCATGTGGGGGTTGAGATGGGGTGTGCCCACATTTGGGGAGCGGAGGAGCCGGAGAAGGAACTCAGGCTGCAGGTTCCTGGGTCCCATTAGACCTAGAACTTTGCCCAGATCCTAAAGGCACATAGCAGCTATTCATacttcagagaaaaagaagtgtGCTCCTTCAGAAGGGTCCGATCCAGAACCAGGAAGTGGTGTTGGAAGGACGTTGGAAGAAGGCCTGAAACCCTGGTGAGTAGAACCGGCTGGGAAGGGAAAGACCGCAGGTGCCCATATCATCCCCCTCAAAATGCCACCCACCGCCCCCCGCCATTCCCCAGCAGAGAACATCGTCACACCCTGGatgggcccccaccccacctaaGGGGTTTGATTCTCTTTCAGGCCAAAGATAAGGAACCTTGGGAACAGGAACCATAAAATCCCAAACTGCAACGGATGGACCCCAGCATCTTTTCTACAAATGATACAGGAAACCAGACCCAAGAACACAAGCAGGCTTGGCCCAGTCATTGTTTCCAGCGACCCAGCCCAGCCACAGGACTCAGGTGCCCATCTGCAGGTGGAGCCAGATCCACCAGCTATTACCCTCCTGCCTTTCCTGCCCATTCTGAACCCAGGTCTCTGGGTAGAGAGCCTCTGCAGGTGTCCCTGTCCCTCCCGTAGGGGCCCTGCCAGATGGCCAGCTGGGATGGCCCTGGAAGCGCTGACCACTTTCTGCCCCGGGGCCACACAACTTTGTGGTTAGGAGTCTGGCTTTTGGGCCACACTAAGCTATGACTTTGGGCCCAgaacttaacctctctgacttTCAGTAGAACGGGGCCCATGGGTCTGGCGGGAGTATTAAGAAAACCGAGATATCTAGCGTTTGGCAGGAACTAAGAGCTCAGCCAAAGCTGCAGACTGTTCTCCAGCCCATGCTGTGCAGGTTCCAGGAAGCTC
This genomic interval from Vulpes lagopus strain Blue_001 chromosome 14, ASM1834538v1, whole genome shotgun sequence contains the following:
- the SCARF2 gene encoding scavenger receptor class F member 2 yields the protein MEGAGPRGAGPARRRGAGGPPSPLPPLLLLLWLLPGPAAPQELNPRGRNVCRAPGSQEPTCCAGWRQQGDECGVAVCDGNSTCSENEVCVRPGECRCRHGYFGANCDTKCPRQFWGPDCKELCMCHPHGQCEDVTGQCTCHARRWGARCEHACQCQHGVCHPRSGACRCEPGWWGAQCASACYCSATSRCDPQTGACLCHAGWWGRSCNNQCACNTSPCEQQSGRCQCRERTFGARCERYCQCFRGRCHPVDGTCACEPGYRGKYCREPCPAGFYGLGCRRRCGQCKGQQPCTVAEGRCLTCEPGWNGTKCDQPCATGFYGEGCGHRCPPCRDGHACNHVTGKCTRCNAGWIGDRCETKCSNGTYGEDCAFVCNDCGSGHCDFQSGRCLCSPGVHGPHCNLTCPPGLHGVDCAQACSCHEDSCDPITGACRLETNQRKGVMGAGALLALLLGLLLSLLGCCCACRGKDPARRELTLGRKKAPQRLCGRFSRISMKLPRIPLRRQKLPKVVVAHHDLDNTLNCSFLEPPSGLEQPSPSWSSRASFSSFDTTDEGPVYCVPHEETAAESRDAEPPTAPAEAPATLPASAEEATPLPASSDSERSASSVDGPGGALYARVARREARPARARGEAGGLSLSPSPERRKPPPPDPATKPKVSWIHGKHGAAAAARAPSPPLPGPEAAPSPSKRKRTPSDASARPEEPGSPRARDPTPRPPGLAEEAPALASPSPPRARARGRGPGLSEPTDAGGPPRSAPEAASMLAAELRDKTRSLGRAEGAPGAQGPREKPAPPQKAKRSVLPASPARAGPAPEAPGPEKAAAGAPAPAPDTPRKKTPIQKPPRKKSREAAGEPGRAGAPTL